The genomic segment ATGCAAATCGAGTCAATGCTTGAACAGTTTGCGATTACAAAAGTGGTAGCAATGGTCGACGGTGGCGGGGAGCGACAAGATAGCGTGGCTGCATGTATGAAAGCGCATGGCAAGGGCGGCATTGTCCTTGTCCATGATGCTGCAAGGCCGTTCATTCGTCGAACAGTCATTACTGAGCTTGTAAAAGTGGCTGACGAGCACGGTGCAGCAATCGTAGGTGTGCGGGCAAAAGATACGATGAAATATGCAGAGGGTGGCATTGTCGAGGAGACGGTGGATCGTGGGAGGTTATGGATCATCCAGACGCCCCAGGCATTTCGCTATGCATTGCTGAAAGAAGCATCTGACGAAGCGCAGGCGAAAGGATTTCTCGGTACGGATGAATCGATGTTGGTCGAACGTTTTGGAGAATCCGTACGAATCGTTGAAGGTACGTATGACAATGTGAAGATGACCACTCAGGAAGATCTCCTGTTCGGAGAGATTTTATTGAGAAGAAAGAAAGTATAAGTTTTCAACCTGAACTAGTGTCTAGCTCCAAGCGCCTAGGCGCTTACGCTTTTCGTTAGAAGAAAAATAGGAGGTTTTTTGATGATTCGGATAGGACAAGGTTTTGATGTGCATAAATTTGAAGAGGGTCGCCCACTTATCATTGGTGGTATAACGATACCGCATGACAGGGGGCTGACAGGGCATTCTGATGCGGATGTGCTTTTACATACTATTACTGATGCGGCACTTGGAGCAATCGCTGAAGGGGATATCGGC from the Sporosarcina psychrophila genome contains:
- the ispD gene encoding 2-C-methyl-D-erythritol 4-phosphate cytidylyltransferase — encoded protein: MNYTVMMPAAGSGQRMGAGYNKLFLKLDDKPILIHTLEVFEEDPACDGVILAVKPDERMQIESMLEQFAITKVVAMVDGGGERQDSVAACMKAHGKGGIVLVHDAARPFIRRTVITELVKVADEHGAAIVGVRAKDTMKYAEGGIVEETVDRGRLWIIQTPQAFRYALLKEASDEAQAKGFLGTDESMLVERFGESVRIVEGTYDNVKMTTQEDLLFGEILLRRKKV